Below is a window of Geovibrio ferrireducens DNA.
GATGTTTGCCACCTTCTCGCTGAAAATCTTAGTTTTGTATATGTGGGGAATAATCACATACACGGATGCACAGATAACCATAGTCACCCAGCCCATTGTACCCATATGAACGTGACCGGGAACCCAGTCTGTATAGTGGATAAGTGAGCTTATCACCCTGATCCCCTGTGAGGGGCCCTGAATGGTCTGCAAACCGTAGAAGGTAATGCCCAGCACAAAGAACTTGGTGAGGTAGTTGGTTCTCATTTTACCCCAGTCTGCATCCACCGTGAAGTAGCCGTTGATAACGGAGCCCCATGAAGGAGCTATGAGGAACAGGGTAAACACTATGCCCAGAGTCTGAATCCAGTCGGGCAGGGGTGTGTAGACAAGGTGATGCGCGCCTGTCCAGAGGTAGGCGAATATCAGCGACCAGAAAGATATAATTGAGAGTCTGTGGCTGTAGAGGGGGAGTCCTGTCGCTTTGGGAAGAAAATAATAGAACATCGCCAGTATGGGCGTGGTAAAAAGGAAGCCCACGGCGTTATGCCCGTACCACCATTCAACGTTCGCACTGTTTGTCCCTGCGAACAGGTGGTAAGATTTGGTCAGCGTGGCGGGGATATGCAGGTTGTTCACTATGTACAGAATTGCAACTGCTATAAGTGTTGCGATTATGTACCAGAGAGAAACGTACATATGCTCCTCTTTCCTTTTGAAAATGTTGGTAAGAATAACGATGGTGAAAATCACCCAGAGAATAACAATGGCGATGTCGATGGGCCACTCAAACTCAGCATACTCAAGTGACTGGTTCATCCCTATGAAAAGGGTGAAGGTCGCCAGAACCATGCCTACGTTAAACAGCCAGAGGTGAAATCTGGCCAGCTTACCCAGCACAAGGTTCCTTTTGGTGAGCCTGATGGTAAGATAGTAAAAAATACCGAACTCCGCACCGATTCCAAGCCCGTAAGCAAGGACATTGGTATGGATGGTTCTCAGTCTTCCGTAGGAGAAGTATTCACCGAAGTTGAAGTCGACATTCCACATCTGCACTGAGATAAGAAGGCCGATGACAAGCCCGATGACTCCCCAGAAGATTGCAGAGAGTATGAACCCCTGCACCGTTCTGTAGTCATATGAGTATTCATTCATTTAGAACCTCCTGCCGCCTTTTTGGCAGCTCCATGTATGTAATTAATAAATGAAGTCTTTTACCCTGGAGTTCATCAATTGTTCCGTCATTACTGATTGGATTTCGCCCAGTCTGTGGGTCACGCGGCAGAAGGGTTTGCGGGAACAGGCGGAAGGGTGAGCAACACACACATTTATATCCAGTGTGACACCCATGCATTTGAGAATATCGTACAGGCTCGCCTCCGCTGCGGAGGGGGCAGCCTCTATGCCGCCGTTTTTGCCTGTTCGTGTGGTGATGAAGCCGCACTTTTTAAGCCGGTTTATGACCTTTGCCGTTGTGGGTTTGGGAACCCCTATGGCTGCGCTTATATCTTCCACTTTTTTCATCCCGCCGTTTTCGGCTAAATAAACAACAATCCTTATGGCGTAGTCGCCTTCTCTGGCAATGAAAGAGTCCAATTGTTTACCTCATAGGTCAACAATACCCCTCTTTCTCCCCCTTGTCAACAGATTTAAAAAGACAATATTAATCCTATATCACTGATAGGAAATAAAAACAAAGATTCAGCCCTTGACTCTTTTATTCATGGCCTGCCGGGATATACCCAGAAGGGATGCCGCCTTGCTCTGGTTGCCGCCGCTGATTTTCAGCGCTTCATCGATCAGAATATTCTCCATATCCTTCAGCGAAGGGAACCTTCCGGAATAAGTGAACTGTGCTCCGCCGGGCATGTTTGAGCTCACAGCGCCTCTGCTTCTTCCGGTGGATTCCAGATAAGAGATAACATCCCCAGCGCTCAGTACATCCCCGCTCCTTGCGGCAAGATCATATGCTATGGCACGAAGCTCCCTGATATTTCCCGGAAAAGTGTACGAGGAGAGTACACCCGCCGCAGCTTTCTCAAAAGTTTTGGTCGGCGTGCCCAGCTCTTTGCCGGCAAGCTTATAAAAATGGGAAAAAAGCAGGGCGATGTCCCCCTTCCTTTCCCTGAGCGGCGGAAGCAGGAGCTTGTGTATTGCTATTCTGTAGTAGAGGTCTTTTCTGAACCTGCCTGCCTCAACTTTTTTTTCGAGATCGGCATTTGTGGCAAGCACAATGCGCACATCGGACTTCTCCTCTGTGTCACTCCCAATGGCGCGGAAAGTGCCTTCCTGAAGAAAACGGAGAAGTTTAAGCTGAGAATTTTCGGAGATGTCCCCCACCTCATCCAGAAACAGTGTGCCTCCTGAGGCTTCAAGGAGAAGACCGCGCCGTGCCTTATCCGCCCCGGTGAAGGCTCCCTTTCTGTGACCGAAAAGAGTATCCGAGAAAACGGTGTCATCCACATCCGCAACATTCACGGGGACAAACGCTCCCTTTCTCCGGCTGGCCTTATGAACTGCCTCTGCCATGAGCTCCTTCCCCGTGCCTGTCTCACCGCAGATAAGGACAGGCT
It encodes the following:
- a CDS encoding RrF2 family transcriptional regulator, encoding MDSFIAREGDYAIRIVVYLAENGGMKKVEDISAAIGVPKPTTAKVINRLKKCGFITTRTGKNGGIEAAPSAAEASLYDILKCMGVTLDINVCVAHPSACSRKPFCRVTHRLGEIQSVMTEQLMNSRVKDFIY
- a CDS encoding sigma-54-dependent transcriptional regulator; translation: MLKYDAPILLVDDEEDILFSYSFALKSAGYKNVTAASGGKKAIEILGQKAFALVVLDLYMPEVDGNDILDFISARYPGTPVVIITAADDSQTAVNCLKKGADDYILKPVDSLRFITTIKNILEKEELKRQVESFSDAAEVSHLKCPDDFGAIVTKESGMYSIFKYIEAVAGGMQPVLICGETGTGKELMAEAVHKASRRKGAFVPVNVADVDDTVFSDTLFGHRKGAFTGADKARRGLLLEASGGTLFLDEVGDISENSQLKLLRFLQEGTFRAIGSDTEEKSDVRIVLATNADLEKKVEAGRFRKDLYYRIAIHKLLLPPLRERKGDIALLFSHFYKLAGKELGTPTKTFEKAAAGVLSSYTFPGNIRELRAIAYDLAARSGDVLSAGDVISYLESTGRSRGAVSSNMPGGAQFTYSGRFPSLKDMENILIDEALKISGGNQSKAASLLGISRQAMNKRVKG
- a CDS encoding cbb3-type cytochrome c oxidase subunit I produces the protein MNEYSYDYRTVQGFILSAIFWGVIGLVIGLLISVQMWNVDFNFGEYFSYGRLRTIHTNVLAYGLGIGAEFGIFYYLTIRLTKRNLVLGKLARFHLWLFNVGMVLATFTLFIGMNQSLEYAEFEWPIDIAIVILWVIFTIVILTNIFKRKEEHMYVSLWYIIATLIAVAILYIVNNLHIPATLTKSYHLFAGTNSANVEWWYGHNAVGFLFTTPILAMFYYFLPKATGLPLYSHRLSIISFWSLIFAYLWTGAHHLVYTPLPDWIQTLGIVFTLFLIAPSWGSVINGYFTVDADWGKMRTNYLTKFFVLGITFYGLQTIQGPSQGIRVISSLIHYTDWVPGHVHMGTMGWVTMVICASVYVIIPHIYKTKIFSEKVANIHFWLVLVGQLMFSVTMWVTGIQQGAMWKMTNADGSLKYTFMETLVGNYPYWQMRTVAGVIFVVGMLFFVYNVFMTIRQGQTQAAAAEAKAA